The following proteins are encoded in a genomic region of Methylibium petroleiphilum PM1:
- the gcvH gene encoding glycine cleavage system protein GcvH, whose translation MTTKFTTDHEWINIEDHDAAVVGITLHAQDALGDVVFVDLPAVGTSYKKGDIAGVVESVKAAADLYMPVSGEVVEVNEALRNDPALANSDPLGEGWFFKVKIADMTEFDQLMDAPGYDALLKTL comes from the coding sequence ATGACCACCAAGTTCACCACCGACCACGAGTGGATCAACATCGAAGACCACGATGCCGCCGTCGTCGGCATCACGCTGCACGCGCAGGATGCGCTCGGCGACGTGGTGTTCGTCGACCTGCCGGCGGTCGGCACGTCCTACAAGAAGGGCGACATCGCCGGCGTCGTCGAGTCCGTCAAGGCGGCGGCCGACCTCTACATGCCGGTCAGCGGCGAGGTGGTCGAGGTCAACGAGGCGCTGCGCAACGACCCGGCACTGGCCAACAGCGACCCGCTGGGCGAGGGCTGGTTCTTCAAGGTCAAGATCGCCGACATGACCGAGTTCGACCAACTGATGGACGCACCCGGCTACGACGCGCTGCTCAAGACGCTCTGA
- the gcvT gene encoding glycine cleavage system aminomethyltransferase GcvT, translating into MSALAGSPAAPLFTTPLHALHRELGAKMVPFAGYDMPVNYPSGILAEHRQCRDAAALFDVSHMGQIRLVADDLQQAALALETLVPMDVLGLGVGKQRYAFFTNAGGGLLDDLMVTRRENDLLLIVNAACKDTDLHHLQAHIGHRCTVQPLPERALLALQGPKAVTALARLNPGVSALTFMTGGAFTLVGSDCYLTRSGYTGEDGFEISVPATHAEALARELLAQPEVAPAGLGARDTLRLEAGLCLYGHDIHTATTPIEAGLSWAIQKVRRAGGARAGGYPGATVIDAQLAGGVSERRVGLIGLERVPVREGTELVDSQGHRIGRVTSGTLGPTVNQPIAMACIASNHATVSHEVFAMVRGKRLPMRVVALPFTPHRYVRA; encoded by the coding sequence ATGTCCGCACTAGCCGGCAGCCCTGCTGCCCCCCTGTTCACCACGCCCCTGCACGCGCTCCACCGCGAACTCGGCGCCAAGATGGTGCCCTTCGCCGGCTACGACATGCCGGTCAACTACCCGAGCGGCATCCTGGCCGAACACCGCCAGTGCCGCGATGCGGCCGCGCTGTTCGACGTGTCGCACATGGGCCAGATCCGGCTGGTCGCCGACGACCTGCAGCAGGCCGCGCTCGCGCTCGAGACCCTGGTGCCGATGGACGTGCTCGGCCTCGGTGTCGGCAAGCAGCGCTACGCCTTCTTCACCAATGCCGGCGGCGGCCTGCTCGACGACCTGATGGTCACCCGGCGCGAGAACGACCTGCTGCTGATCGTCAACGCCGCCTGCAAGGACACCGACCTGCACCACCTGCAGGCGCACATCGGCCACCGCTGCACGGTGCAGCCCCTGCCCGAGCGAGCGCTGCTGGCCCTGCAGGGGCCGAAGGCCGTCACGGCCCTGGCGCGGTTGAACCCCGGCGTGAGCGCCCTCACCTTCATGACCGGCGGCGCCTTCACGCTGGTCGGCTCCGACTGCTACCTCACCCGTTCCGGCTACACCGGCGAGGACGGCTTCGAGATCTCGGTGCCGGCCACCCATGCCGAGGCGCTGGCGCGCGAGCTGCTCGCCCAGCCCGAGGTCGCGCCGGCCGGCCTGGGCGCGCGCGACACCCTGCGCCTCGAAGCAGGGTTGTGCCTCTACGGGCATGACATCCACACCGCCACCACGCCGATCGAGGCCGGACTGTCCTGGGCCATCCAGAAAGTGCGGCGCGCCGGCGGCGCGCGGGCCGGTGGCTACCCCGGGGCGACCGTCATCGACGCCCAGCTCGCCGGCGGCGTGAGCGAGCGCCGCGTCGGCCTGATCGGTCTGGAGCGGGTGCCGGTGCGCGAGGGCACCGAACTCGTCGACAGCCAGGGCCATCGCATCGGCCGGGTAACCAGCGGCACCCTCGGTCCGACCGTCAACCAGCCGATCGCGATGGCCTGCATCGCCAGCAACCATGCCACCGTCTCGCACGAGGTGTTCGCCATGGTGCGCGGGAAGCGGCTGCCCATGCGCGTGGTCGCCCTGCCCTTCACGCCGCACCGCTACGTGCGTGCCTGA
- a CDS encoding putative bifunctional diguanylate cyclase/phosphodiesterase, which translates to MSLLQPLYDPRVVVLSIAVAILASFVTLELAKRVRSADRVLSMCWCIGGALVMGSGIWSMHFVGMHAFSLTIPLGYRVSTTLLSWGVALLVSLVALGIAGREQLSRSLHVWGALAMGGGIMAMHYIGMAALEMAPGIQWDARWVAASGLIAVTASAAALRIFFWMRRHAGWSALAYQCAAAVVMGLAISGVHYSGMAAAGFPEGSACLSLDGINGDSLVLIVSVATVLMLTITLVTSVFDRRMQATADGLSQSLQQANERLQSANDELSRLAYQDALTGLPNRSYFESRLSQAVARIERLRELPTPSASAGLAVLFIDLDGFKPINDSYGHAHGDLVLQAVAVRLREAVRAADTLARLGGDEFIVLVEDVSCAGDCIHVAKRALASMGEPLVVVGQPVHLSCSIGVAMYPDAGDARRLIAHADAAMYEAKRGGGSTYAVYESAMNQGADQQVALYNDLVTAMERGELQLHYQPKVDLRTDTIRGVEALMRWRHPQRGMVSPVAFIPVAERFGLINTLGAWVIDEACRQLSAWADEGLHMRVAINLSAHQLMQADLTERVADALALHQVEASQLICEITESVAMEDTRVTQRAIDGLLAIGVQLAIDDFGTGYSSLSYLRQLRARQLKIDRSFIRDLAGSSDARAVVDAVIRLAHALGMQVVAEGVEETDQRDLLVEMGCDQLQGFLYAKPMAADDISYWARHRGEQHAVPFSDSTLVDTIPG; encoded by the coding sequence GTGTCCTTGCTCCAGCCCTTGTACGACCCCCGCGTGGTCGTGCTGTCCATCGCTGTCGCGATCCTGGCTTCGTTCGTCACGCTCGAACTGGCCAAGCGCGTGCGCAGTGCCGACCGCGTGCTGTCGATGTGCTGGTGCATCGGCGGCGCCCTGGTCATGGGCAGCGGCATCTGGTCGATGCACTTCGTCGGCATGCACGCCTTCAGCCTGACGATCCCGCTCGGCTACCGCGTTTCGACCACGCTGCTGTCGTGGGGCGTGGCGCTGCTGGTCTCGCTGGTGGCGCTGGGGATCGCCGGGCGGGAGCAGCTGTCACGCAGCCTGCACGTGTGGGGGGCGCTGGCGATGGGCGGCGGCATCATGGCGATGCACTACATCGGCATGGCCGCACTGGAGATGGCGCCGGGCATCCAGTGGGATGCGCGCTGGGTGGCGGCATCCGGGTTGATTGCGGTGACCGCATCCGCTGCCGCTCTGCGGATCTTCTTCTGGATGCGCCGCCATGCCGGCTGGTCGGCGCTGGCCTACCAGTGCGCTGCAGCGGTGGTCATGGGACTCGCGATCAGCGGCGTGCACTACAGCGGCATGGCAGCTGCAGGCTTCCCCGAGGGCAGCGCCTGCCTGAGTCTGGACGGCATCAACGGCGACTCGCTGGTGCTGATCGTCAGCGTGGCCACCGTGCTGATGCTGACGATCACGCTGGTGACCTCGGTCTTCGACCGGCGCATGCAGGCCACCGCGGACGGCCTGTCGCAGTCGTTGCAGCAAGCCAACGAACGCCTCCAGTCGGCCAACGACGAACTGAGCCGCCTGGCCTACCAGGACGCGTTGACGGGCTTGCCCAACCGCAGCTACTTCGAGTCGCGCCTGAGCCAGGCGGTCGCCCGTATCGAACGGCTGCGCGAGCTGCCGACGCCCTCGGCATCGGCGGGCCTGGCGGTGCTGTTCATCGACCTCGACGGCTTCAAGCCGATCAACGATTCCTACGGTCATGCCCATGGCGATCTGGTGCTGCAGGCTGTGGCCGTGCGCCTGCGCGAGGCGGTGCGCGCGGCCGACACGCTGGCCCGCCTGGGCGGCGACGAATTCATCGTGCTGGTCGAGGACGTGAGCTGCGCGGGGGATTGCATCCACGTCGCGAAGCGCGCCCTGGCCAGCATGGGCGAGCCGCTCGTCGTGGTCGGCCAGCCGGTCCACCTGTCGTGCTCGATCGGGGTGGCGATGTACCCCGACGCCGGCGACGCCAGGCGCCTCATCGCGCACGCCGATGCGGCGATGTACGAGGCGAAGCGGGGTGGCGGCAGCACCTACGCGGTCTACGAGTCGGCGATGAACCAGGGCGCCGACCAGCAGGTGGCGCTGTACAACGATCTCGTCACGGCGATGGAGCGTGGCGAACTGCAACTGCACTACCAACCCAAGGTCGATCTACGTACCGACACGATCCGCGGCGTCGAGGCGTTGATGCGCTGGCGCCATCCCCAGCGGGGCATGGTGAGCCCGGTGGCCTTCATCCCGGTGGCCGAGCGCTTCGGCCTGATCAACACGCTCGGCGCCTGGGTCATCGACGAAGCCTGCCGGCAGCTGAGCGCCTGGGCCGACGAAGGCCTGCACATGCGCGTGGCGATCAACCTGTCGGCGCACCAGCTCATGCAGGCTGACCTGACAGAGCGGGTGGCCGACGCACTGGCGCTGCACCAGGTCGAGGCTTCGCAGCTGATCTGCGAGATCACCGAGTCGGTCGCGATGGAGGACACCCGCGTCACCCAGCGCGCGATCGACGGCCTGCTGGCCATCGGCGTGCAACTGGCGATCGACGACTTCGGAACCGGCTACTCCAGCCTCAGCTACCTGCGCCAGCTGCGGGCCCGGCAGCTGAAGATCGACCGCAGCTTCATCCGCGACCTGGCCGGCAGCAGCGACGCCCGCGCGGTGGTCGATGCGGTGATCCGGCTGGCCCATGCGCTGGGCATGCAGGTGGTGGCCGAGGGCGTGGAGGAGACCGACCAGCGCGACCTGCTGGTCGAGATGGGTTGCGACCAGCTGCAGGGCTTCCTGTACGCCAAGCCGATGGCGGCCGACGACATCTCGTACTGGGCGCGCCACCGCGGCGAGCAGCACGCGGTGCCGTTCTCCGACTCGACCCTGGTCGACACGATTCCGGGTTGA
- a CDS encoding acyl-CoA synthetase, whose amino-acid sequence MSSNISIYEQGLDQTTANFVALSPVSFVERSAEVFGDLPAVVHGARRQTWAQTRERSARLAAALRALGVARGSTVSVMLPNTPEMVEAHYAVPALNAVLNTLNTRLDAALLAWQMNHCEAQVLITDREFAPTIAEALRLLHSEHGRTPIVIDVCDSEYAGPGDRLGTHEYEALLAAHAPLARLDGPADEWDAIAVSYTSGTTGDPKGVVTHHRGAYLNAVSNAATWTMPHFPIYLWTLPMFHCNGWCFPWTIAMLGGTHVCLRRVDAPSILGAMREHRVDHYCAAPIVHNLLIAAPDELRAGITQKVRGMVAGAAPPAAMIEGMAKLGFDITHVYGLTEVYGPAAVAVKRASWAGESLSEQTRLNGRQGVRYALQEGMTVLDPETMVETPADGQTMGEIMFRGNIVMKGYLKNPQASAAAFAGGWFHTGDLAVMEPDRYVKIKDRSKDIIISGGENISSIEVEDALYRHPAVMACAVVARPDPKWGETPVAYVELKPGAEVSAAELVTHCKSLLAGYKAPKEVRFEAIPKTSTGKIQKFQLRERARSTQAIE is encoded by the coding sequence ATGAGCAGCAACATCAGCATCTACGAACAGGGGCTGGACCAGACCACGGCGAACTTCGTCGCGCTCTCGCCCGTCAGTTTTGTCGAACGCAGCGCCGAGGTGTTCGGCGACCTGCCGGCCGTCGTGCACGGGGCGCGCCGACAGACCTGGGCGCAGACGCGCGAGCGTTCGGCGCGGCTCGCCGCGGCGCTGCGTGCACTCGGCGTGGCGCGCGGCAGCACCGTCAGCGTGATGCTGCCCAACACGCCGGAGATGGTGGAGGCGCACTACGCGGTGCCGGCGCTGAACGCGGTGCTGAACACGCTGAACACCCGGCTCGACGCCGCGCTGCTGGCCTGGCAGATGAACCACTGCGAGGCCCAGGTGCTGATCACCGACCGCGAGTTCGCGCCGACCATCGCCGAGGCGCTGCGGCTGCTGCACAGCGAGCACGGCCGCACACCGATCGTCATCGACGTCTGCGACAGCGAGTACGCCGGTCCGGGCGACCGGCTCGGCACGCACGAGTACGAGGCATTGTTGGCCGCCCACGCGCCGCTGGCGCGGCTCGATGGTCCGGCCGACGAATGGGACGCCATCGCCGTCAGCTACACGTCGGGGACCACCGGCGACCCCAAGGGCGTGGTGACCCACCACCGCGGCGCCTACCTGAACGCGGTGAGCAACGCGGCCACCTGGACCATGCCGCACTTCCCGATCTACCTGTGGACGCTGCCGATGTTCCACTGCAACGGCTGGTGCTTCCCGTGGACGATCGCGATGCTGGGGGGCACCCACGTGTGCCTGCGCCGGGTCGATGCGCCCAGCATCCTCGGCGCGATGCGCGAGCACCGCGTCGATCACTACTGCGCTGCCCCGATCGTGCACAACCTGCTGATCGCCGCGCCCGACGAGCTGCGCGCCGGCATCACGCAGAAGGTGCGCGGCATGGTGGCGGGTGCCGCGCCGCCGGCCGCGATGATCGAGGGCATGGCGAAACTGGGCTTCGATATCACCCATGTCTACGGCCTCACCGAGGTCTACGGCCCAGCCGCCGTGGCCGTGAAGCGCGCCAGCTGGGCCGGCGAGAGCCTGTCCGAGCAGACGCGGCTCAACGGCCGCCAGGGCGTGCGCTACGCGCTGCAGGAGGGCATGACGGTGCTGGACCCCGAGACGATGGTCGAGACGCCGGCCGACGGCCAGACGATGGGCGAGATCATGTTCCGCGGCAACATCGTGATGAAGGGCTACCTGAAGAACCCCCAGGCCAGCGCTGCGGCTTTCGCGGGCGGCTGGTTCCACACCGGCGACCTGGCGGTGATGGAACCGGACCGCTACGTCAAGATCAAGGACCGCAGCAAGGACATCATCATCTCCGGCGGCGAGAACATCAGCTCCATCGAGGTCGAGGACGCGCTCTACCGGCACCCGGCGGTGATGGCCTGCGCGGTGGTCGCGAGACCCGACCCGAAGTGGGGCGAGACGCCGGTCGCCTACGTGGAGCTCAAGCCCGGCGCCGAGGTGAGCGCGGCGGAACTGGTCACCCACTGCAAGTCGCTGCTGGCTGGCTACAAGGCGCCGAAGGAGGTGCGCTTCGAAGCCATCCCCAAGACCTCGACCGGGAAGATCCAGAAATTCCAGCTGCGTGAGCGGGCCCGCTCGACGCAGGCGATCGAATAG
- a CDS encoding enoyl-CoA hydratase, giving the protein MSVTERDDPFVLKTQDARGVVTLTLNRAHAFNALSEGMLAALQAELDAVAADASSRVVVLAASGKAFCAGHDLKQMRAAPSLGYYETLFAQCTRVMLSLQNLPVPVIARVQGLATAAGCQLVAMCDLAVAAREARFAVSGVNLGLFCSTPSVALARNLPRKQAMEMLLTGDFISAEEARERGLVNRVAEADRLDAEVAQLVQRIVAKPRVAIAVGKAQFYRQVEAGIASAYEIAGQAMACNMMDEAALEGVQAFIDKRSPTWAVAEPGR; this is encoded by the coding sequence ATGTCCGTCACCGAAAGAGACGACCCGTTCGTGCTGAAGACGCAGGATGCCCGCGGCGTCGTCACGCTGACACTGAACCGCGCGCACGCCTTCAACGCGCTGTCCGAAGGCATGCTGGCCGCGCTGCAAGCCGAGCTGGACGCGGTGGCGGCGGATGCCTCGTCGCGCGTGGTCGTGCTCGCCGCCAGCGGCAAGGCCTTCTGTGCAGGCCACGATCTCAAGCAGATGCGCGCCGCGCCCTCGCTCGGCTACTACGAGACGCTGTTCGCGCAGTGCACGCGCGTCATGCTGAGCCTCCAGAACCTGCCGGTGCCGGTGATCGCCCGTGTGCAGGGCCTCGCCACTGCGGCCGGTTGCCAGCTCGTCGCGATGTGCGACCTGGCGGTCGCGGCGCGCGAAGCGCGCTTCGCCGTGAGTGGCGTCAACCTCGGACTGTTCTGCTCGACGCCCAGCGTGGCGCTGGCGCGCAACCTGCCGCGCAAGCAGGCGATGGAGATGCTGCTCACCGGCGATTTCATCAGTGCCGAGGAGGCGCGCGAGCGCGGTCTCGTCAACCGCGTGGCCGAGGCCGATCGGCTCGATGCCGAGGTGGCGCAACTGGTGCAGCGCATCGTTGCCAAGCCGCGCGTCGCGATCGCGGTCGGCAAGGCCCAGTTCTACCGCCAGGTCGAGGCCGGCATCGCGTCGGCCTACGAGATCGCCGGGCAGGCGATGGCCTGCAACATGATGGACGAGGCAGCGCTGGAGGGCGTGCAGGCCTTCATCGACAAACGCAGCCCGACCTGGGCGGTCGCCGAGCCGGGCCGCTAG
- a CDS encoding NAD(P)/FAD-dependent oxidoreductase: protein MLRITELRLPLNHAEDALRPAVVARLGIADAQLQSFTVFKRSYDARRKTAVVLIYTVDCEVADEAAVRARLGSDPHVRPAPDTRYRFVGQAPDGYYAAAAGTAPPLRPLVIGFGPCGIFAALILAQMGLRPIVLERGKAVRERTQDTWGLWRRRVLDPESNVQFGEGGAGTFSDGKLWSQISDPRHLTRKVLTEFVKAGAPEEILYVAKPHIGTFRLVSMVEKMRADIEALGGEIRFQQRVTDLLIEDGHLRGVTLASGEQLRADHVVLALGHSARDTFEMLQRRGVYLEAKPFSIGYRIEHPQGLIDKARFGPNAGHPLLGAADYKLVHHARNGRSVYSFCMCPGGTVVAATSEPGRVVTNGMSQYSRNERNANAGIVVGITPQDYRQDGLTEGPVNPLDGIAFQRYWESRAYELGGRSYEAPGQRLGDFLVGRPSTAWGSVLPSYKPGVHLTDLAQTGNASLPDYAIDAIREALPAFDKQIAGFSLPDAVLTGVETRTSSPLRITRGKDYQSLNVVGLYPAGEGAGYAGGIMSAGVDGIEVAEALGARMLGLAG from the coding sequence ATGCTGCGAATCACCGAACTGCGCCTGCCGCTGAACCACGCCGAGGACGCGCTGCGTCCCGCGGTGGTAGCGCGCCTGGGCATCGCCGACGCGCAGCTGCAGTCCTTCACCGTCTTCAAGCGCAGCTACGACGCGCGCCGCAAGACAGCGGTGGTGCTGATCTACACCGTCGATTGCGAAGTGGCCGACGAGGCCGCCGTGCGAGCTCGGCTCGGCAGCGACCCGCACGTGCGGCCGGCGCCGGACACCCGGTACCGCTTCGTCGGACAGGCGCCGGACGGCTACTACGCCGCAGCCGCGGGCACGGCGCCGCCGCTGCGTCCGCTGGTCATCGGCTTCGGCCCCTGCGGCATCTTCGCGGCCTTGATCCTGGCGCAGATGGGCCTGCGCCCGATCGTGCTGGAACGCGGCAAGGCGGTGCGCGAGCGCACCCAGGACACCTGGGGTCTGTGGCGGCGCCGCGTGCTCGACCCCGAATCGAACGTGCAGTTCGGCGAGGGGGGTGCCGGCACCTTCTCCGACGGCAAGCTGTGGAGCCAGATCAGCGACCCGCGCCACCTGACGCGCAAGGTGCTGACCGAATTCGTGAAGGCCGGCGCCCCGGAGGAGATCCTCTACGTCGCCAAGCCGCACATCGGCACCTTCCGGCTGGTGAGCATGGTCGAGAAGATGCGCGCCGACATCGAGGCGCTGGGCGGCGAGATCCGCTTCCAGCAGCGTGTGACCGACCTGCTGATCGAGGACGGCCATCTCCGCGGCGTCACACTCGCCTCGGGCGAGCAACTGCGCGCCGACCACGTGGTGCTCGCCCTCGGCCACAGCGCACGCGATACCTTCGAGATGCTGCAGCGGCGCGGCGTCTACCTGGAAGCCAAGCCGTTCTCGATCGGCTACCGCATCGAGCACCCGCAGGGCCTGATCGACAAGGCCCGCTTCGGCCCGAATGCCGGCCACCCGCTCCTCGGCGCGGCCGACTACAAGCTGGTCCACCACGCGCGCAACGGCCGCTCGGTCTACAGCTTCTGCATGTGCCCGGGCGGCACGGTGGTCGCCGCCACGTCCGAGCCGGGGCGCGTGGTCACCAACGGCATGAGCCAGTATTCGCGCAACGAACGCAACGCCAATGCCGGCATCGTGGTCGGCATCACACCGCAGGACTACCGGCAGGACGGCCTCACCGAGGGTCCGGTGAACCCGCTCGACGGCATCGCCTTCCAGCGCTACTGGGAGTCGCGTGCCTACGAGCTGGGCGGGCGCAGCTACGAGGCGCCGGGCCAGCGGCTCGGCGATTTCCTGGTCGGCCGGCCCAGCACCGCCTGGGGCAGCGTGTTGCCCTCCTACAAGCCGGGCGTGCACCTGACCGACCTGGCCCAGACCGGCAACGCCAGCCTGCCCGACTACGCGATCGACGCGATCCGCGAGGCCCTCCCGGCGTTCGACAAGCAGATCGCCGGGTTCTCGCTGCCCGACGCCGTGCTCACCGGCGTGGAAACGCGCACCTCGTCACCGCTGCGCATCACGCGCGGCAAGGACTACCAGAGCCTCAACGTCGTGGGGCTCTACCCGGCCGGCGAAGGCGCCGGCTATGCGGGCGGCATCATGTCGGCCGGCGTCGACGGCATCGAGGTGGCCGAGGCGCTGGGCGCACGCATGCTGGGGCTCGCCGGCTGA